DNA sequence from the Phycisphaerae bacterium genome:
GAGCAGGGGAATAGGTGAGCAGGTGAGCAGGAGAGCAGGTGAGAAAGTGAGAAAGTAAGAAGGTGAGAAGGGGAGAAGGGGAGCAGGGGAACAGAGCAGGAGAAAAGGGATTCCCGCGGAGGGGTGCGAGAATCCCGGCGCGCCGGGATCGCACCAACGGGCAACCCGCTCGCTTGCGCTCGGGGCTCGGATCGTCCGGCAGGGCGCCGGACGCTACGTCAGCGGGAAGGGACGCCCGCTCCACGGAAGTAATCGACGGTGCGGGCGAAGCCGGTTTGCCAATCTACTTTCGGGGACCAGCCGAGGATTTCCTTCGCGCGCGACAGGTCCGGGCGGCGGCGGTCGGGGTCGTTGATGGGGCGGTCTACGCAGACAATGGGGCTTTTGCCGCCGGTCAGCTCGACGATCTTCTCGGCGGCCTGGCGGACGGTGATCTCCACGTCGTTGCCGATGTTGATCGGCTCGCAGAAGTCGCAGTTGGCCGTTCGCAGGATCGCCTCGATCAGGTCATCCATGTAGCAGAACGAGCGGGTCTGCGAGCCGTCGCCGTGGAGAGTGACCGGCTCGCCGGCGAGGGCGGCCTTGATGAAGGCGGGGAGGGCGCGACCGTCGTCGGCGCGCATGCGCGGGCCGTAGGTGTTGAAGATGCGGACGATGCGGGTTCGGAGGCCGTAATTGCGGTGATACGCCATGGTCATGGCCTCGGCGAAGCGCTTGCCCTCGTCGTAGGGGGCGCGCGGGCCGAGGGGGTTGACGTTGCCGCGGTAGGTCTCGGGCTGTGGGTGGACGAGGGGGTCGCCGTAGCATTCGCTGGTCGAGGCCTGGAGGATGAGGGCGGACTTGGCGCGGGCGAGGTCGAGGAGGTTCTTCATGCCGACGCTGCAGGTGAGCATGATCTCGACGGCCTTGTCGTGGAAATCGACGGGCGAGGCGGGGCAGGCCATGTTGTAGATGCGGTCGAGGGGGCCGTCGATTTTGAGCGGGGCGCAGATGTCCTGGCGGATGAAGGAGAAGCCCTTTTCCTTCGAGAGGTCGGCGGCGTTCGTGTCGCTGCCGGTGGTCATGCTGTCGAGGCCGATGACTTCGTGGCCAGCATCGAGGAGGCGGCGGGAGAGGTGGTAGCCGAGGAATCCGGCGGCGCCGGTGACGAGGGTACGCATGGTGAAAGGTTAGCAGGTATGTGCGGCCCGTCGAGGGTAGGGGCCAATGTGGTGGGGGCGATCTGCCAAACGGCAAGCCAATTCCATGCGATTGTCCATAGGCCGATTGTCGCGCTTGGGCCGGAGTCGCGGTGTTCCACCACGGCCTGGCTGCTGCCAGACCGTGCCACCCGGGGTTATATCAGGGATTCGATGCGCTGGCGGACGTCGCCGATGAAGTTCACCCGAACCCCGAAGTGCTCATTGTACTTGACGGCGACGCCCGTGCCGATCTGCTGGTTGGCGACGAGCAGGTCGAGTTCGGCATCGACGGGCTGGTCGAATTCGACGATGCGGCCGGGGCCGAACTTGAGGACTTCGCCGACGGGCATGGTCCGCTCGGCGACACGGACGCTGACGGGGACTTTGAGGCGAAGGATGCGGCGGAGGTGAGGAGGAAGGGATTGAGGGATTGAGGGATTAAGGGATTGAGGGGTCGAGGGGCCGGGGGACTGAAAGCCAGGTTGTGCTGTCACCGGCGCGTCTACACCGGTCAGGCGGCTCAGGTCGCCGGCGAGGGTGTCTACGGCGTTCTTGGCGTCGGCCAGTACGGCGTCGAGGTCGTCTGATGCGGGCATGGGGGATTTATCGACGAAGGGAGAATGGGACCTATAGGACGGATAGGGGCTATGGCAGGTCAGATTTTGCCGACGACGAGGCAGGCGTTGTGACCGCCAAAGCCGAAGGAGTTGCTCATGGCAATGTTGACGCGGGCGTCCTGGGGCTTGAGGGGCGTGTAGTTGAGGTCGCAGCCGTCGCCGGGGTTTTCAAGGTTGATGGTGGGGGAGATGACGCTGTTTTTGATGGCCATGATGGTGGCGACGAGTTCGACGCCGCCGCTGGCGCCGAGGAGATGACCGATGGAACTTTTTGTGCTGCTGATGCGGACGCTCTTGGCATGCGGGCCGAGGACGGACTTGATGGCGACGGTCTCGGCGACATCGCCGAGGGGCGTGCCGGTGCCGTGGGCGTTGATGTAGTCGACCTTGTCGGGGGAGACGCCAGCGTCGTTGAGGGCGTAGCGCATGGCGGCGGCGCCGCCGCGGCCCTGCTCGTCGGGCTGGGTGATGTGGTTGGCGTCGCCGCTCATTCCGAAGCCGAGGACTTCGCAGTAGATTTTGGCGCCGCGCTTTTTGGCGTGCTCGTATTCCTCGAAGACGAACATGCCGGCGCCTTCTCCCATGACGAAGCCGTCGCGGTCGCGATCGAAGGGACGCGAGGCGCGGGCAGGCTCGTCGTTGCGGGTGGAAAGGGCTTTCATGGCGGCAAAGGCGGCCAGGCCCAGGCCGGTGAGGGCGGCTTCGGAACCGCCGGTGATCATGACATCGGCGTCGCCGCGGCGGATGGCGAAGACGGCGTCGCCCATGGCGTTGGTGGCGGAGGCGCAGGCGGTGCCGACGGCGGTGTTAGGGCCCTTGGCGCCGAGGGCGATGGAGATGTTTCCACTCGCGGCGTTCACCATGAGCTTGGGGATGGTGAAGGCGGAGACTTTGTCGGGGCCTTTTTGATGGAGGCGGAGGCACTGCTCTTCCAATTCGAGGAGGCCGCCGATTCCTGAGCCGGTGATGACGCCGAATTTGGTCGGATCGCCGGCGCCTTTCTCGAGGCCGCAATCCTGGAAGGCGTCGAGGGCGGCGACCATCGCCATTTGGGCGAAACGGTCGAGGCGCTTGATTTCCTTGCGGTCGAGGCGCTTCAGCGGGTCAAATTCGCGACATTCGCCGCCGAAGCGGACATCGATCCTGGAGGCGTCGAAATTCTGGATCGGGGCGATGCCGCTCTCACCGGCGACGAGGCGTTCCCAAAAGAGGTCGACGGTGGTTCCCAAAGGGGACACTACACCTATTCCGGTGACTACGATTCGCCGACGCATGGGAGACAGGTCCTATCGGTCCAACAGGACCTATTGTTGTCCTTTGGTGCCCTGGGCCTTGGTGATGTACTCCACCGCGGCGCCGACGGTTTGGATCTTTTCGGCCTCTTCGTCAGGGATGGACAGCTCGAATTCGTCTTCGAATTCCATGACCAGCTCGACGGTGTCCAGGGAGTCGGCATTGAGGTCGTTGACGAACGAGGTCTCCATGCTGATCTCGGATTTGTCGACGCCCATCTGGTCGCTGACGATCTTGATGACTTTTTCTTTGATCTCTTCGGATGTTGCCACTGCCACTCGCGTCTCCCTTCTTGGAACCTGGGGCCTATAGGTCCCATCGGACCTATCTTCCTGTTTCACATGTGCAGTCCGCCGTCCACGACGAGGACGTGACCGTTGATGTAACCGGCGGCGGGCGAGGCGAGAAAGGCAATCGCGGCGGCGACTTCCTCGGGCTCCCCAAATCGCTGGAGGGGGATCAACGGTCGGACCTGCTCCTTGACCTTTTCGGACAAGACGTTGGTCATGTCGGTATTGATGAATCCGGGGGCGACGGCGTTGCAGGTGACGCCCCGGCGGGACAATTCCTTGGCGACGGACTTGGTGAGGCCGATGACGCCGGCCTTGCTGGCGGCGTAGTTGGCCTGGCCGCCGTTGCCCATCATGCCGGAAATGCTGGTGATGTTGACGATGCGGCCCCAGCGGGCGCGGACCATGTGCTTCGCGGCGGCGCGGGTCATCACGAAGACGCCGCGGAGGTTGGTGTCGATCACTTCGTCGAACTGCTCGTCGGACATGTTCATGACGAGACCGTCGCGGGTGATGCCGGCGTTGTTGACGAGGATGTCGAGGCGGCCGAAATCAGCGACGATGTCGTCGACCCATTTTTCAATCTTGTCGCCTTCGGTGACGTCGCAGGTGCGGGCGACGATCTTGCCGGGGCAGCGAAGGTCGGCGGCTTCCGAGGAGAGAGCCGAGAGCCGTTCGGCATTGCGGGCGCAGGCGATGACGGTGGCGCCTTCACGAGCGAGGGCCAGGCTGGTGGCGCGGCCGATGCCGCGCGAGCCGCCGGTAACGATCGCCACTCTGTCCACGAGATCCGCCATGATCACCTATCCGATTCCTTTGTCGATGGCCGCCGCCGTCGAGAAATTGAGGGCGGTCGCCGAACGATTGATCCTTCTCATCAGGCCCGTCAGTACCCGTCCGGGGCCGACTTCGACGAACCGGTCAAACCCCTGGGCGATCAGGCCTTCAATGGACGCCTGCCAGCGCACAGGTTTGGCCACCTGCTCCCGAAGCAGGGTCCGAACGCTACTGGGGTCGCCATGATAGCGGGCGGAGACGTTGGAGACTACAGGAATCCTGCCTGGGGCGATTTTAGCATCAGCCAGAGCCTTTTCGAGTCCCGTCACGGCGGGTCCCATAAGGGGGGAATGGAATGCCCCGGCGACGTCGAGCGCGACCGCTCTGGCACCGTGTTTTTCAGCGAGTGTCAAGGCTCTTTGGCAGGCGGCCTTGGCCCCGGAAATGACGATCTGACCGGGGCAATTGAAGTTTGCGGGGCCGAGGGGTTCGCCCAGTGCGGCTTCGTTGCAAAGAGCGACGGTTTGCGGTTCATCGAGGCCCATGAGGGAGACCATTCCGCCGGCGGATTGGGTCGCGGCGGACTGCATAAGCCGGCCGCGTTCCGCCACGAGGCGCAGGGCGTCGGCGAAGTCCAGCCAGCCGGCCAGATGGAGGGCGGTATATTCGCCGAGGCTCAGGCCGGCCATGGCCTGGGGGTCGAGAGACTGTGTAATACCCTTGGCCTCCAAGGCCTTCCAGATTGCCACGGACGTGACAAAGATCGCGGGTTGCTGGATGTCGGTGCCATTGAGCTTTTCTGCGGGACCGTTGAAGCAAAGCTCAGCAATGTCCCAACCGAGGATTTCATTGGCGCGGGAATAGACAGA
Encoded proteins:
- a CDS encoding UDP-glucuronic acid decarboxylase family protein → MRTLVTGAAGFLGYHLSRRLLDAGHEVIGLDSMTTGSDTNAADLSKEKGFSFIRQDICAPLKIDGPLDRIYNMACPASPVDFHDKAVEIMLTCSVGMKNLLDLARAKSALILQASTSECYGDPLVHPQPETYRGNVNPLGPRAPYDEGKRFAEAMTMAYHRNYGLRTRIVRIFNTYGPRMRADDGRALPAFIKAALAGEPVTLHGDGSQTRSFCYMDDLIEAILRTANCDFCEPINIGNDVEITVRQAAEKIVELTGGKSPIVCVDRPINDPDRRRPDLSRAKEILGWSPKVDWQTGFARTVDYFRGAGVPSR
- a CDS encoding FliM/FliN family flagellar motor switch protein, producing the protein MPASDDLDAVLADAKNAVDTLAGDLSRLTGVDAPVTAQPGFQSPGPSTPQSLNPSIPQSLPPHLRRILRLKVPVSVRVAERTMPVGEVLKFGPGRIVEFDQPVDAELDLLVANQQIGTGVAVKYNEHFGVRVNFIGDVRQRIESLI
- the fabF gene encoding beta-ketoacyl-ACP synthase II — protein: MRRRIVVTGIGVVSPLGTTVDLFWERLVAGESGIAPIQNFDASRIDVRFGGECREFDPLKRLDRKEIKRLDRFAQMAMVAALDAFQDCGLEKGAGDPTKFGVITGSGIGGLLELEEQCLRLHQKGPDKVSAFTIPKLMVNAASGNISIALGAKGPNTAVGTACASATNAMGDAVFAIRRGDADVMITGGSEAALTGLGLAAFAAMKALSTRNDEPARASRPFDRDRDGFVMGEGAGMFVFEEYEHAKKRGAKIYCEVLGFGMSGDANHITQPDEQGRGGAAAMRYALNDAGVSPDKVDYINAHGTGTPLGDVAETVAIKSVLGPHAKSVRISSTKSSIGHLLGASGGVELVATIMAIKNSVISPTINLENPGDGCDLNYTPLKPQDARVNIAMSNSFGFGGHNACLVVGKI
- the acpP gene encoding acyl carrier protein yields the protein MATSEEIKEKVIKIVSDQMGVDKSEISMETSFVNDLNADSLDTVELVMEFEDEFELSIPDEEAEKIQTVGAAVEYITKAQGTKGQQ
- the fabG gene encoding 3-oxoacyl-[acyl-carrier-protein] reductase gives rise to the protein MADLVDRVAIVTGGSRGIGRATSLALAREGATVIACARNAERLSALSSEAADLRCPGKIVARTCDVTEGDKIEKWVDDIVADFGRLDILVNNAGITRDGLVMNMSDEQFDEVIDTNLRGVFVMTRAAAKHMVRARWGRIVNITSISGMMGNGGQANYAASKAGVIGLTKSVAKELSRRGVTCNAVAPGFINTDMTNVLSEKVKEQVRPLIPLQRFGEPEEVAAAIAFLASPAAGYINGHVLVVDGGLHM
- the fabD gene encoding ACP S-malonyltransferase, with translation MSKTAIIFPGQGAQHPGMGKDVAESSDAAQSVYSRANEILGWDIAELCFNGPAEKLNGTDIQQPAIFVTSVAIWKALEAKGITQSLDPQAMAGLSLGEYTALHLAGWLDFADALRLVAERGRLMQSAATQSAGGMVSLMGLDEPQTVALCNEAALGEPLGPANFNCPGQIVISGAKAACQRALTLAEKHGARAVALDVAGAFHSPLMGPAVTGLEKALADAKIAPGRIPVVSNVSARYHGDPSSVRTLLREQVAKPVRWQASIEGLIAQGFDRFVEVGPGRVLTGLMRRINRSATALNFSTAAAIDKGIG